Proteins from one Penicillium digitatum chromosome 2, complete sequence genomic window:
- a CDS encoding marvel domain-containing protein 2 has protein sequence MRPSVKPSAYPPLPFHFIRFLISLSSIVVGVILAVFTYHLHADGYKLPYSFLVLFVSSGLSLLNIILTSVIHCSCGLSTKLSISLNILLIILWALSLSLLSWNLSSTITTACTTTYWGNSTGIAVCRSYKALFTFSATGLVSYVAAVWLDVIVHRRQTRLGAYDPMGSRPGLDDSGAFDVKMDDRYSESTPALHDYDNVPPEMSGAHGQGYAQGSPVSEQNLEHAHAGEAQSYYDTAPGMSHRGGA, from the exons ATGCGCCCATCAGTCAAACCCTCGGCATACCCGCCGCTGCCATTTCATTTCATCCGATTCCTGATCTCCCTCTCCTCAATCGTGGTAGGTGTGATCTTGGCAGTGTTTACCTACCACCTCCACGCCGATGGCTACAAACTACCCTATTCATTCCTGGTT CTCTTCGTCTCATCGGGCCTCTCCCTCCTCAATATAATCCTAACCTCAGTAATTCACTGCAGCTGCGGGCTATCAACCAAActctccatatccctcaaCATCCTTCTGATAATCCTCTGGGCGCTATCCCTGAGCCTGCTTAGCTGGAACTTGTCAAGCACAATAACAACAGCCTGCACAACAACCTATTGGGGCAACTCGACCGGCATCGCCGTCTGCCGAAGCTACAAAGCCCTCTTCACATTCAGCGCCACCGGGCTGGTCAGCTACGTCGCCGCAGTCTGGCTAGATGTGATCGTGCACCGTCGACAAACCCGTCTCGGCGCCTACGACCCCATGGGATCCCGCCCAGGCCTCGATGACTCGGGCGCTTTCGATGTTAAGATGGATGACCGCTACAGCGAGTCAACCCCCGCTTTGCACGATTATGATAACGTGCCCCCTGAGATGTCTGGTGCGCACGGCCAGGGATATGCGCAGGGATCCCCGGTTTCGGAGCAGAATTTGGAACATGCGCATGCTGGCGAGGCGCAGAGTTATTATGATACTGCGCCTGGAATGAGTCACCGGGGGGGTGCCTAG
- a CDS encoding Oxidoreductase, FAD-binding, putative, with protein MGTLIVSQLNNFPSYSMPSFLTNTLPWHEGEKKLHHLLQVPYFDNPATPYLSPRAEFLVQQSQLLAVGTVDSQGRPWSTIWGGTAGFITPLAESRIGLQTQVDSQYDPVVQALLTGNQTDAYAGKLLSGLAIDLEDRRRVKLCGRMVTGSLSDVDPGEAQLVVHIEESMGNCPKYINKKHIVPAKSDPKLISDAPQLCLPAVELLSRADMIFLSSSHRARTMDTNIRGGPPGFMRVESNNASGAVLVYPEYSGNKVYQTLGNLETTPRAGFVVPDFDSGNVLYFTGSTEILVGKDAAAVIPRSNLAVRITVTAALFVETGLGFRGEAGDPSPYLPSLRYHVNEKQIPGTQHGSDSDSVATLVTKESLTPSIHRYRFRVSGRKPISWSAGQYVTLSFEDELSMGYSHMRDDDPTSLNDDYVRTFTVSSYPGREIPADQFEIMVRQHGPVTKYLSQVNERAGLEIPLKGFGGNFNMSTGKSIVPYVAGGIGITPLLAQLPELDISKLRLFWSIPFNDLGLVQDVFQRWPQLPLSTTLFITNVELDGADRQMWDAIQSSGVQMIRRRMQAGDLDLALADVWYLCSGVALKGMVLNWLVGKTVIYEDFNY; from the coding sequence ATGGGAACTCTCATAGTATCTCAGTTAAACAACTTCCCCTCCTATTCGATGCCATCATTTCTAACAAACACTCTGCCCTGGCATGAGGGTGAGAAGAAACTACACCACTTGCTTCAAGTCCCTTACTTCGACAATCCGGCTACCCCATACCTGAGTCCGAGAGCTGAATTTCTTGTTCAACAATCACAGCTGCTTGCCGTGGGTACAGTGGATTCCCAAGGTCGGCCATGGTCAACGATATGGGGCGGCACAGCGGGCTTTATAACACCACTTGCCGAATCGCGAATCGGGCTTCAGACACAAGTGGACAGCCAATACGACCCTGTTGTGCAGGCATTGTTGACCGGCAATCAAACTGATGCATACGCAGGGAAACTACTTTCGGGCCTGGCAATCGACTTGGAGGATCGTCGGAGAGTGAAGCTATGTGGCAGGATGGTGACGGGCTCACTTTCAGACGTGGACCCAGGAGAGGCACAGTTGGTTGTCCACATTGAAGAGAGCATGGGGAACTGTCCCAAATACATCAACAAGAAGCATATCGTGCCTGCCAAGTCTGATCCCAAGTTGATCTCCGATGCGCCGCAGTTGTGTCTTCCTGCAGTTGAGCTGCTCTCTCGTGCGGATATGATCTTTCTATCCTCTTCTCATCGAGCACGAACCATGGATACAAATATCCGTGGTGGTCCGCCCGGATTCATGCGTGTTGAATCCAACAATGCTAGCGGTGCTGTTCTTGTGTATCCCGAGTACTCGGGGAATAAAGTCTACCAAACGCTAGGGAATTTAGAAACCACCCCGCGGGCGGGGTTCGTCGTTCCTGATTTCGACAGCGGCAACGTCCTTTACTTCACCGGTTCGACCGAGATCCTCGTGGGAAAAGACGCAGCCGCAGTCATACCAAGGTCGAACCTCGCCGTGCGAATCACCGTTACTGCTGCACTCTTTGTTGAAACTGGGTTGGGATTTCGTGGTGAGGCCGGAGATCCTTCTCCGTACCTTCCTAGCTTGCGATATCACGTCAACGAGAAACAAATCCCTGGCACCCAACATGGCAGTGATTCCGACTCAGTGGCAACTCTCGTCACAAAAGAAAGCCTCACCCCTTCCATCCACCGGTATCGGTTCCGTGTTTCCGGCCGCAAACCAATTTCGTGGAGTGCGGGACAGTATGTCACACTGTCTTTTGAAGACGAGCTGAGTATGGGGTATAGCCACATGCGAGATGACGATCCGACCAGTCTCAACGATGATTATGTTCGAACCTTTACCGTGTCTTCGTATCCCGGTCGCGAGATACCTGCGGATCAATTCGAGATCATGGTCCGGCAACATGGCCCCGTTACGAAATATCTGTCCCAAGTCAATGAGCGGGCCGGGCTAGAAATACCCCTCAAGGGTTTCGGGGGAAACTTCAATATGTCCACGGGAAAGTCCATCGTCCCCTACGTGGCGGGCGGCATCGGCATCACACCCCTTCTCGCACAACTTCCAGAGTTGGATATCTCCAAGCTGCGATTATTCTGGTCAATTCCGTTCAATGATCTGGGGCTGGTGCAAGATGTGTTCCAGCGGTGGCCCCAGTTGCCCCTGTCAACCACTTTGTTCATCACAAATGTGGAGCTCGATGGAGCCGATCGGCAGATGTGGGACGCAATTCAATCGTCTGGGGTGCAAATGATACGACGACGTATGCAGGCCGGGGACTTGGACCTTGCGCTAGCAGATGTTTGGTACCTCTGCTCCGGGGTTGCGTTGAAGGGGATGGTTTTAAATTGGCTGGTGGGAAAAACGGTGATTTATGAAGATTTCAACTATTGA
- a CDS encoding Zinc finger, RING-type, producing MSTYEIEHNTTDPSTAPIARRRRPDLSTFFSTLSQITPAPDHRPHAVPVPGDVSAAFFSLAEALNMMRREADPAPHPNAQESTVDADSDVDRDLLTTMIQSLLAQADMPPREVEGVDEEFCDMLDRVPKASLTPADTCPICNNPFMEDAYPLVVQLPCHPTHRFDLECVRPWLRLRGTCPLDRIDFAKQLRDKADAKKKLVEEDEEEEWDGIVSYITKGYSPGYYHQAYVPQPHLAIEILIVSIPTHPTLMSSPVETLALIFFFLLLGLTIMIIMILVKEWTEYQAMQFWPKLRSTRTLDLESGLYLTEDIKELTWRVEQMETELGRKFQRAGYLSEDHDQPPSP from the exons ATGTCGACCTACGAAA TCGAACATAATACCACCGACCCTTCAACGGCCCCTATCGCACGCCGCCGCCGCCCCGACCTCtccaccttcttctccacCCTATCCCAGATCACTCCAGCTCCCGACCACAGACCTCATGCAGTCCCTGTGCCTGGAGATGTGAGCGCagccttcttctctctcgCAGAGGCATTGAATATGATGCGCCGCGAGGCCGATCCCGCGCCGCACCCCAACGCGCAGGAGAGTACTGTTGACGCCGACTCAGATGTCGATCGCGATCTGTTGACCACGATGATCCAGTCGCTGCTCGCGCAGGCAGATATGCCGCCGCGGGAGGTGGAAGGTGTTGATGAGGAATTCTGTGATA TGCTCGACCGCGTCCCCAAAGCATCCCTTACACCCGCTGATACCTGCCCTATCTGCAACAACCCCTTCATGGAAGATGCCTACCCACTCGTCGTCCAGCTGCCCTGTCACCCCACCCACCGCTTCGATTTGGAATGTGTGCGGCCCTGGCTGCGGCTGCGCGGAACATGTCCACTTGACCGCATCGACTTTGCGAAGCAACTGAGAGATAAGGCGGatgcgaagaagaagcttgttgaagaagatgaggaggaggagtgGGATGGCAT AGTCTCATACATTACCAAGG GTTACTCTCCAGGTTACTATCACCAAGCTTACGTACCTCAACCACATTTGGCCATCGAAATACTTATAGTGAGTATTCCAACCCACCCCACCCTAATGTCTTCCCCAGTGGAAACCCTCGCtctcattttcttcttcctcctaCTGGGGCTAACCATCATGATAATCATGATTCTTGTCAAGGAGTGGACCGAGTACCAAGCTATGCAGTTTTGGCCGAAACTGCGTAGTACTCGCACTCTCGATCTGGAGTCGGGCCTCTATTTAACAGAGGACATCAAGGAACTGACATGGCGCGTCGAGCAGATGGAAACTGAGCTTGGTCGCAAGTTCCAGCGTGCTGGATACTTGTCTGAAGACCATGATCAACCCCCATCTCCTTGA
- a CDS encoding Essential cytoplasmic protein Ctr86, putative: MADQKPLCTPAELMLKVILAGTLSHYEVRGMIDDKRLEHMLAAGKQILYKTHQESDVRHNLGMSPDIWQGLTNVLTKAIPVLESQSFAWKSPAASYEHSSANLIAHNYLSLVKDIERLNDLCTIARNLLATTKKAQNLAAETGFDQRILALIDTCVRVTARGFDGEQNARNEERWQKVVNLYKRLLITCLQYLHNFIMHNEHRKMVLWLDLFGYHSTADTNIIKPKEPLDDASSREGVAPIVQVGERVINPPIRALYDQTAEDLLLETIAKFPREPATIKEEAAMLLLANIKDHMERILGRDLSAIQEMGRDPDQVKDIRAALTAILGAKVDGWSDLQDRARELPAALPEEEHEETEDHEDQEHADHREHDEEEEEEEEEQEVTKKKTILTIDRSLTAGFPRLCWADLPEINDFGAVDGPVTDEDTSMPRSAQSAAETLQEAKDELMARLQEPSHIDGDEEHDYDHGDAHTVGDEDSHSLDHLADGSVDGDGEDDVDDDGVDGEADDEEEEDDEYRGRPGDQQRGLLTDISLVLGPAEIEALPMIVQAGIVDSFGLKGGERNGSRNMQALRCHILLTQETGRNLLRELLIFIAAWDLPDDELYFKMMVQIMEAVLKNGLMSHAYSDFGQPKDIISPAQAVVIKILTHIFRAKYSPASVTGSAQPNIPRNPSSLNRVDILTVRYIFTIFRGNIIPETCALIYLQGQIRAQRALSEDFPLNLWDMERVYEGVYQFLEFFAVLTENNDWKNLLVKWEIVYDLVTLIKELEASIPKGQLSQLSFGSVPPPPPPRSDTADDASSAIPPAPVAVERPYDPSDPDPVDTGTGSVDSRPESPPITEDPSEFEWRNLKKLVVLVLSSLVWKCPDVQEQIRRYGGVEAILCCTAFDAHNPYIKEHAVMCLKFLLEGNRENQRLVEELEAREVVNNDGGVLERSGYEAMINQAGKLAIRPKARAEEI; encoded by the exons CACTACGAAGTTCGGGGTATGATCGATGACAAGCGCTTGGAGCACATGCTTGCCGCTGGGAAGCAGATCCTTTACAAGACACATCAGGAGAGCGATGTTCG TCACAATCTCGGCATGTCGCCGGATATCTGGCAAGGTCTCACGAACGTCCTCACGAAAGCAATTCCCGTCCTCGAGTCCCAATCTTTCGCGTGGAAAAGCCCTGCAGCAAGCTATGAACACTCATCAGCCAATTTGATCGCACACAATTATTTATCGCTGGTCAAAGATATTGAGCGCCTGAATGATTTGTGTACAATCGCTCGCAACCTCCTCGCCACAACCAAGAAGGCACAGAACCTTGCAGCGGAAACTGGATTTGATCAACGAATTCTAGCTCTCATCGACACCTGTGTTCGGGTCACCGCTCGAGGCTTTGATGGCGAGCAAAATGCGCGGAACGAGGAGCGATGGCAAAAAGTCGTCAACCTCTACAAGCGCCTCTTGATTACATGCCTTCAGTACCTTCACAATTTCATTATGCATAACGAGCATCGCAAGATGGTGCTATGGTTGGATCTGTTTGGTTACCATTCGACTGCTGATACGAACATCATAAAACCAAAGGAGCCCTTGGACGATGCCAGCTCGCGAGAGGGAGTCGCACCAATTGTACAAGTTGGAGAGCGAGTCATCAACCCGCCGATCCGTGCGCTTTACGATCAAACCGCGGAGGACTTGCTATTGGAGACTATCGCCAAGTTCCCGCGGGAGCCGGCAACAATCAAGGAAGAGGCTGCCATGCTGCTTCTGGCCAACATCAAGGACCACATGGAGAGGATTTTGGGACGAGATCTCAGCGCTATTCAAGAAATGGGCAGAGATCCGGACCAGGTCAAAGATATCAGGGCTGCTTTGACAGCGATACTTGGGGCTAAAGTTGACGGTTGGTCTGATCTCCAGGACCGGGCTCGGGAGCTTCCGGCTGCGCTTCCGGAAGAAGAACACGAGGAAACCGAAGACCACGAGGATCAGGAGCATGCTGATCACCGGGAAcacgacgaagaagaagaagaagaagaagaggaacaAGAAGtcaccaagaagaagaccatcCTGACCATTGATCGCAGTCTCACGGCTGGTTTCCCTCGTCTTTGCTGGGCTGATCTTCCAGAGATCAACGATTTTGGCGCTGTGGATGGACCTGTCACAGACGAAGATACCAGTATGCCCCGGTCAGCTCAATCTGCCGCCGAGACCCTCCAAGAGGCCAAAGACGAACTCATGGCTCGGCTCCAGGAGCCATCACATATTGATGGGGACGAAGAGCATGACTACGACCATGGCGATGCGCACACAGTGGGAGATGAAGATTCGCACAGCCTGGATCACCTGGCTGACGGAAGCGTTGACGGAGATGGCGAGGATGATGTGGATGACGATGGCGTCGATGGAGAAgccgatgatgaagaagaggaagacgaTGAATACCGTGGCCGTCCTGGTGACCAACAGCGGGGTCTTCTTACCGATATCTCGCTGGTCCTTGGACCGGCAGAAATCGAAGCTTTGCCCATGATTGTTCAGGCCGGTATTGTGGACAGCTTTGGTCTCAAGGGGGGAGAGCGTAATGGATCCCGGAACATGCAAGCGCTCCGTTGTCACATCCTGCTCACGCAGGAGACAGGACGTAACCTATTGCGTGAACTACTGATTTTCATTGCGGCATGGGATCTCCCCGACGACGAGCTCTACTTCAAGATGATGGTCCAGATCATGGAGGCCGTGCTTAAGAACGGCCTCATGTCTCATGCCTACTCTGACTTCGGTCAGCCTAAAGACATTATCTCTCCGGCGCAGGCTGTTGTGATTAAGATCCTCACCCACATCTTCCGAGCCAAGTACTCTCCTGCTTCAGTGACTGGCTCCGCTCAGCCCAATATTCCCCGCAACCCAAGCTCACTCAACCGAGTTGATATTCTCACTGTCCGGTACATCTTCACCATCTTCCGTGGCAACATCATCCCTGAGACTTGTGCTCTGATCTACCTCCAAGGCCAGATCCGCGCCCAGCGGGCTCTTTCAGAGGACTTCCCACTCAATCTATGGGACATGGAACGGGTGTATGAAGGTGTCTACCAGTTTTTGGAGTTCTTCGCCGTGCTGACCGAAAACAACGACTGGAAGAACCTGCTGGTTAAATGGGAGATTGTTTATGACCTGGTGACCTTGATCAAGGAGTTGGAAGCAAGTATCCCCAAGGGCCAGCTGAGCCAATTGTCCTTTGGCTCTGtgccccctccccctccccctcgAAGTGACACCGCAGACGATGCCTCCAGCGCCATTCCTCCGGCCCCTGTTGCCGTCGAACGACCTTACGATCCCAGTGACCCAGACCCTGTCGACACTGGCACCGGCAGTGTCGACTCTCGACCCGAGTCCCCTCCGATCACAGAGGATCCCTCTGAGTTCGAATGGCGCAATCTCAAAAAGCTAGTTGTGCTTGTGCTCTCTTCGCTGGTCTGGAAGTGTCCCGATGTTCAAGAGCAGATTCGTCGTTACGGTGGTGTTGAGGCGATCCTTTGCTGTACCGCTTTCGACGCCCATAACCCATACATCAAGGAACATGCAGTGATGTGCCTCAAGTTCTTGCTCGAGGGAAACCGTGAGAACCAGCGCCTTGTTGAGGAACTTGAGGCTCGTGAGGTTGTCAATAATGACGGCGGTGTGCTAGAGCGAAGTGGCTACGAAGCGATGATCAACCAGGCAGGCAAGTTGGCCATCCGGCCCAAAGCTCGGGCTGAGGAAATTTGA